ATGATGAGCCGTGACGTAGCCCTGAAAGCTTGAACCGACGATATCCTATTGCGCAGCCATTGGATATTCTGCCCCCGCGGTTGAAGATATCAATATGTGCTAATAATTGGATATGCCGACCAGAAAGACGAGCGTTACGATTGATGAGGAGCTCCTCGCCGCGGTTCAGGCGATCCTCGAGACGAGCACCGTGAAGGACACAATCGAGCAGGCGTTTCTGGAAGTGCTACGCGCGAGAGCACGAACCGAGGAGGTCGAAGCCCTGGCCGAGCAAAAGGGGATGGACCTCCGCGACGGAGTCCTTTCGAAGGCCTGGCGGCATTGACGGCACGCTACCTCGTCGATAAGAGCGCCCTCGCCAGAATGCTCCACGATTCGGTCCGAGTGCGGCTCGCTCCAATTATCGAAGCGGGTGAGGCGGCCAGCTGCGCGATCGTCGATCTCGAGGTGCTTTTCAGCGCTCCAAACTACGCCGACCATCTTGAGATTCGTCGGCGCCGAGAATTGGCCTATGAGCGGGTTCCTGTGAACGAGGACGTTTTCGATCGCGCGACCGATATTCAAGCGGAGCTCGCACGAACCGGGCGCCATCGGATCCCGATTCCCGATCTTCTAATCGCCGCAGCATCGGAGTCGGCGGGTTTGGTCGTCCTGCACTACGACGGTGA
The sequence above is drawn from the Vicinamibacteria bacterium genome and encodes:
- a CDS encoding PIN domain-containing protein, with the protein product MTARYLVDKSALARMLHDSVRVRLAPIIEAGEAASCAIVDLEVLFSAPNYADHLEIRRRRELAYERVPVNEDVFDRATDIQAELARTGRHRIPIPDLLIAAASESAGLVVLHYDG